Genomic segment of Oncorhynchus nerka isolate Pitt River linkage group LG10, Oner_Uvic_2.0, whole genome shotgun sequence:
AATTAATCATAATTGCTAACATGAAGAGACTgcagactagaggtcgacagattaatcggaatggccgattaattagggacgatttcaagttttcataacaatcggaaatcggtatttttggatgcggattttttatttttttaaactttttttttacacctttatttaactaggcaagtcagttaagaacacattcttattttcaatgacggccaaggaacggtgggttaactgccttgttcaggggcagaactacagatttttaccttatcagctctgggattcaatcttgcaaccttacggttaactagtccaacgctctaaccacctgcctctcattgcactccacgaggagcctgcctgttacttgaatgcagtagaagccaaggtaagatgctagctagcattaaacttatcttataaaaaacaatcataatcactagttataactacacatggttgatgatattactcgtttatctagtgtgtcctgcattgcatataatcgatgcaacgctgggggatgatttaacaaaagcgcatttgcgaacaAAAGCAATATCTTTGCACGACTACCtgaccataaacaccaatgcctttcttaaaatcaataaacaaaagtatatattttttaaacatgcatatttagctaaaataaatccagtttagcaggcaatattaaccaggtgaaatggtGTCACTTCTCATGCGTTCATTGCACAGAGtcggtatatgcaacagtttgggtcgcctggctcattgcgaactaatttgccagaattgtaagtaattatgacataacattgaaggttgtacaatgtaacaagaatatttagacttatggatgccacccgttagatgaaataccgaacggttccgtatttcactgaaataaacgttttgttttcgacatgatagtttccggatttgaccatattaatgaccaaaggctcgtatttctgtgtgttatgttataattaagtctatgatttgatagagcagtctgactgagcgatggtaggcagcagcaggctcgtaagcattcattcaaacagcactttcgtgcattttgccagcagctcttcgcaagcacagcgctgtttatgacttcaagtctatcagcctaataatggctggtgtaaccgatgtgaaatggctagctagttagtggggtgcgcgctaatagcgtttcaaacgtcaatcgctctgagacttggagtagttattccccttgctctgcatgggccacggcttttgtggagcgatgggtaatgctgctttgagtgtggctgttgttgatgtgttcctggttcgagcccaggtaggggcgaggagagggacggaatctatactgttacactggcaatactaaagtgcctataagaacatccaatagtcaaaggtatatgaaatacaaatggtatagagagaaatagtcctatatatAATCCAAATACCTCCAAATACCTTAtgaactacaacctaaaacctcttaaccttggaatattgaagtctcatgttaaaaggaaccaccaactttcatatgttctcatgttctgagcaaggaactaaaacgttagcttttttacatggcacatattgcacttttacttctccaacactttgtttttgcattatttaaaccaaattgaacatgtttcattatttatttgagactaaatggatttttattgatgtattatattaagttaaaataagtgttcattcagtattgttgtaattgtcattattacaaataaataaatacaaatcggccgattaatcgttatcggcttttttggtcatcCAATAATCGGtgtcggcattgaaaaatcataatcggtcgacctctactgcaGACTCACCATGTGCTTTTCAAAACAGCTCCAATGAACATTCGACCCAGGAAGAAGTTCACAAGGATGTTGCTTTTATAAATGTTATTTAATGGCGTAACACCATTGACATGAAATTGAGGGACAGCTATTCCCTGTAAATTAGTTATATTTAGTTGACATTAGTTTAAGTAATCCACTAAATAACTAATACTTTCTAATGTATTATGACATTTAGAGTGGGAGAAAAATTATATTTcgtagaaaatatatacagttgaagtcagaagtttacattaactcgtttttcaaccattccacaaatttcttgttaacaaacttttggcaagtcggttaggacatctactttgcatgacacaagtcctttttccaacaattgtttacaaacggATTATTTCATttaatcacaattccaatgggtcagaatgaccatcgttatgtttggaggaaaaagggggaggcttgcaagccgaagaacaccatcccaaccttgaagcacgggggtggcagcatcatgttgtgggggtgctttgctgcaggagggactggtgcacttcacaaaatagatggcatcatgaaggaggaaaatgatgtggatatattgaaacaacatctcaagacatcagtcaggaagttaaagcttggtcgcaaatgggtcttccaactggacaatgaccccaagcatacttccaaagttgtggaaaaatggcttaatgaccacaaagtcaaggttttggagtcgccatcacaaagccccgacctcaatcctatggaaaatttgtgggcagaactgaaaaagtgtgtgcgagcaaggaggcctacaaacctgactcagctacaccagctctgtcaggaggaatgggccaaaattcagccaacttattgtgggaagcttgtggaaggcttcctgaaacgtttgacccaagttaaacaatttaaaggcaatgctaccaaatactaattgagtgtatgtaaacttctgacccactgtgaatgtgataaaataaataaaagctgaaacaaaTTATTCTctaaactattattctgacatttcacattcttaaaataaagtggtgatcctaactgacctaagacagggaattcttactaggattaaatgtcaggaattgtgaaatactgagtttaaatgtatgtacgtctgacttcaactgtgtatatatagtgcatttggaaagttttcagaccccttccctttttccacattttgttacgttatagatGAAtcttgatgaaaccaagattgaactctttggccagaatgccaagcgtcacgtctggaagaaacgtggcaccatccctacagtgaagcatggtggtggcagcatcatgctgtggggatattttccagtgtcagggactgggagactagtcaggataaagtgaaagatgaacagagcaaagtacagcgcgatccttgatgaaaacctgctccagagtgctcaggacctcagactggggcaaagcttcaccttccaacaggacaacgaccctaagcacacagccaagacaatgcaggagtggcttcgggacaaggctatgaatgtcattgagtggcccagccagagcccggacttgaacccaatcgaacatctctggagagacctgaaaatagctgtacagcgacgatccctatccaacctgacagagcttgagaggatctgcagagaagaatgggagaaactccccaaatacaggtgtgccaagcttgtagcgtcatacccaagaatactcgaggctgtaatcgctgccaaaggtgcttcaacaaggcactgagtaaagcgtctgaatatttatgtgaaTATGATAGCTCAttttaaataaatttgcaaaaatgtctaaaactgtttttgctttgtcattatggggtattatgtgtcgattgagaaaaaacatgttttttaatacattttagaataaggctgtaaagtactactgtgggggggaaaaaaatcaaggggtctgaatactttccaaacgcACTATATACAAATAGTTTTGCAATATCTGTTTTACATATGTTTTATTAACAAAACACTTAAATTAAAACAACATGTCATTATCTAACATAAGTGTTTTTCCTGGTGGTTAAGGTAGGGGACAGGAAAGACAATTTTCGTAGGATGACCCGAATGGCAAGTCCAACTATGCAGGGAGAAACAAAAGCCTTTTGAACACTGACATGCTTCGACTGGCTGCTTTCTACTTTTATAAGCACATTACCTTTATTTTCCCATATAAAAAAGACAAGCACAAAACTTTGGGGTTTCACATAGCATACCTTAATGGGAAGAGAAAAGACAAGCCTTAGAGAGACTCCAACTAAAAGGTAGGTGTTTTCCTAACAACCCTTAATGTGATGAGGGCTTAGTGTAAGGCACAGGAGACTTTCGAGGGAATAGAGGGGCTGTTTAAGTACTGGGACAATTCACCTCACTGCAGTAGAAGCCATATTCTACTTTCAGCAGAGGTGCTAGCGGAGCTTAGATCAGTAAGATAATTTGTAAAGAAATACGTGATAGATGTGTGACTAGGGGGCATGCAGGTGTCAAGTTTTGATAAAAATTTGACCTTAACCTCTAACTTCAAGGGTTTGAAGTCTTCACTTTTTTCCGTTCCCTCCTGCTTTGGCTTTTCCTCCCTTGGAGTATTTGGCTTCCAGGTCAGACAGGAAAGAGTTAAAATTCTGTTCTCTGGACTTCTGCTTTTGCTGTTAACGAGACAAAAATACACACCATTAATGCTGTACCTGAACCCCTAAAACAGTCACCAGTTAAGATCTTGGTTGTGTGATTCAACTTACCTTTAACATCATTACAAGACTGTCATCAGCATCATtgagtcccatctctctctgcctctcctcagcTTCTTGTCTTTCTTCATCAGCCTGGAAGAACAAAGTATTCTCACAAATATGAACTAAAAATAATTACCAACAGAGGAAGTGAGTGTGTACAAGTATTTGTATAAAGCACACTGTACCTTATGTTTGCGTGTTTTCTTCTTCCTGGTGCTCTCCTGGGTGAAAGCAGGGTAGGCCGTGAGCTCCCCTGCCTGGATGGCTGTCTGTATAAGGGCTGTGATCCTGGGCTCGTCCTCCTGAGAGCAGCACAGGGCTGAGGCCATGATGGCGTCCATGTTCCCCTGGTGCTGCAGGTAAATCTGCATCacatcctgcctctcctcctccgtGCCTTTGTACTTCCTCTCAAACTCCTGGATGTCCTCCAATGTGATCTAATGAAGGAGAGATGGTTgttagaacaaattctaattGTGACATTATACTGGGTGTTTGTTATTTGCTTCCAGGTGGATAAAGAAAGTCAAGAAGCTggggagatacagaggaagatggTACTGGGTGATGCTGATGACAGTCTTGTAATGATTAAGGTACATTACTCAAAATTACACACGTCTAGTGACTATTTTATGGCTAAGGTATGAAAAAGAAAAGTTCTCTCAGGAGGGCCTAAAAAGTAAATACGGTGTATGGAGAAGATGTTAATCAGCTTTAGATAGTTATATAGTTAGGCTACCTTAGGGAACAGCAACCTCCAGTACTCCTCCCAGCATTGGTCCTGCTGTAGTGAGTCAGATTCCTCAGCCACAAGTCCCTGCTCATCATACACTGCCCTCTGCTCCTTGTCACTCAACACGGCATATAACTTCCCAAGCACCTGAAAGATAGGGGCTAggtaattacagtaaaatacaaCTCTAGACAGTTAGCTAGGTGAACTAGGCTAACTGCAGATTTGAGTAGGTGTTTTAGATGACACTTTCCCACCTGAAATTTCTCTGTTGCCTGCAGGTCTTCGGGAGCACGATCTGGGTGAACCCTGAGCGACACCTTGTAGTAGCTGTGTCGGATCTCTGCGTCTGTCGCCTCCTTGGAAACGCCCAGCACCCCATAGAGGCTGGAGGTGTTGAACAGTGCTTGACACTGGTCGAGTAGCAACATCCCGATCTGTCAACTTTAGGTTAAAAGGGAAATCTGCAattgaaactatgaaataacacatatcgaatcatgtcgtaaccaaaaaaagtgttcaacaaatctcaatatatttaatctttgagattcttcaaagtagccaccctttgccttcatgacagttttgcacattcttggcattctctcaaccaacttcatgagatagtcacctagaatgcatttcaattaacaggtatgccttcttaaaagttaatttgtggaatttctttcctttgtgTTTGAgacaaatcagttgtgttgtgacaaggtaggcggGTATagagaagacagccctatttggtaaaagaccaagtccatattatggcgtgaacagctcaaataagcaaagaaaaaagacattccatcattactttaagacatgaaggacaGCCAAtgaggaaaatttcaagaacattaaaaatgtattcaagtgcagtcgcaaaaaccatcaagcgctatgatgaaactggctctcatgaggaccgccacaggaaaggaatacccagagttacctatgttgcagaggataagttcattagagttaccagcttcagaaatggcagcccacataaatgcttcacagagttcaagtaacagacacatctcaacatcagctgttcagaagAGACTACGTGAATCATGCCTTCGTGGTCAAATATCTGCagagaaatcactactaaaggtcaccaataagaagaagagacttgcctggcctccacaattacccgacctcaaatcaattgagatggtttgggaagagttggacctcagagtgaaggaaaagcagccaacaagtgctcaacatatgtgggaactccttcaagactgttgaaaaagcattccaggttaagctggttgagagaatgccaaaattgtgcaaagctgtcatcaaggcaaatggt
This window contains:
- the LOC115136326 gene encoding dnaJ homolog subfamily C member 9-like translates to MLLLDQCQALFNTSSLYGVLGVSKEATDAEIRHSYYKVSLRVHPDRAPEDLQATEKFQVLGKLYAVLSDKEQRAVYDEQGLVAEESDSLQQDQCWEEYWRLLFPKITLEDIQEFERKYKGTEEERQDVMQIYLQHQGNMDAIMASALCCSQEDEPRITALIQTAIQAGELTAYPAFTQESTRKKKTRKHKADEERQEAEERQREMGLNDADDSLVMMLKQKQKSREQNFNSFLSDLEAKYSKGGKAKAGGNGKK